GAAAGGTCGGGGAAGCTCCCTTCTGCGAGGTGGTCCAGCGCAATATCGAGCAGCGGAACGAGTGCGCGGCCGCCACCGGACCGCGGTTGTGCCAGGCGCAGGCTGTCGAGTGGTTGTGTCAGCGGTGGGTATTTTTCGCGCAGGTTATCGGCCAGCATCTTGGCGGTGACCGAGCGTAAGGTCGGGCGCGTGCGAAACTGCGCGGCAACCGATTGCTGGATGGGGTTGGCGGTGGGGGCTTGAGTCGGGTCAGGCATGTGCAGGTTCCTTTGCAGGTGAATAAGGTTTCCTCCACGGTAAAGGCAGGCGCCGCGTGCGGTGTGGTAGCCCGCTATGGCCTGAGATCGCCATGTGTTTAGGCTTGAGCGGTAAACTGACCTATGATTGGCCCTTTGAACCTGATGAAAGACTGTGATGACTAATAATCTGATGACCGTCCTGGCTGGCAGCGACATGCTTGAGGTCGACGGCCTGCACGCCTTCGATTTCACCCTTGATGAGGCGCAGCTTCTGATCACTGCCATGGACGGCCGCGAAAACAAAAACTGGCGTTTCAGCCTGGATCAGGTACGGGCCGCGACGTTCGATGAAACCTTGCACAGCTGGATCATCGCGGATGACTCGGGCGAACACCGCCTTGTGTGCATGA
Above is a genomic segment from Pseudomonas sp. R5-89-07 containing:
- a CDS encoding DUF5629 family protein encodes the protein MTNNLMTVLAGSDMLEVDGLHAFDFTLDEAQLLITAMDGRENKNWRFSLDQVRAATFDETLHSWIIADDSGEHRLVCMSAITGNNNDEDETDEHA